One segment of Castanea sativa cultivar Marrone di Chiusa Pesio chromosome 3, ASM4071231v1 DNA contains the following:
- the LOC142628170 gene encoding F-box/LRR-repeat protein 3 yields MLLSAFTEDLLVRVYSKLGSDSDRKTWRLVCKDFLRVDSVTRRSLRVLRSEFLHGLLSKYKNLDTLDLSVCPRIEDATVSVLLSQAVNSVSWTRWVTRLVLSRASGLRYGGLERLVGACPCLKVLDVSYCWGYGDREAWAISSVRGLRELKMVKCLGLSDVGLAKIAVGCGKLERLSLKWCMEISDLGVDLLCKKCLELKSLDVSYLKVTSESLCSIASLPKLEVLAMVGCPFLDDYGLQFLEHGCPSLQAIDVSRCGCVSSSGLISVIRGHRGLAILNAGYCFSELSAMVLHSLKDLKNLNTIRIDGAQVSDSSFQTFSTNCKSLVEIGLSKCVGVTNMGIMQLVYGCVGLKIVNLTCCRYITDEAISALANSCRNLVSLKLEACDKVTEKSLDQLGSCCLQLEELDLTDCCGVNDKGLKYLSRCSEILSLKLGLCTNISDKGLAYIAHNCTKISELDLYRCTSLGDDGLAALSSGCKNLMKLNLSYCNGVTDRGVQYIGRLGQLSDLEMRGLVNLTSEGLTAVVAGCKKLSDLDLKHCGNIDDSGFWALSYYSRNMRQINMSYCAVSDVGLCMVLGNLTRLQDVKLVHLMNVTVKGFELALRACCVRIKKVKLIGSLRFLLSTEILETLHARGCKIRWE; encoded by the exons ATGTTGCTTTCTGCGTTTACCGAAGACCTGCTGGTCCGAGTTTACAGCAAACTCGGCTCTGACTCGGACAGGAAGACTTGGCGACTCGTTTGCAAGGACTTCCTCCGAGTCGACTCAGTGACTCGGCGGTCCCTCCGAGTCCTACGGTCCGAGTTCTTACATGGGCTGCTGTCGAAGTACAAGAACCTGGATACGCTGGACCTGTCTGTGTGCCCGAGAATCGAGGACGCGACGGTGTCGGTGTTGCTGAGTCAGGCGGTGAACTCGGTGAGTTGGACTCGGTGGGTGACTCGGTTGGTGCTGAGTCGGGCGAGCGGGTTGAGGTACGGGGGGTTGGAGAGATTGGTAGGGGCGTGTCCGTGTCTGAAAGTACTGGACGTGTCGTACTGTTGGGGATACGGGGATAGAGAGGCTTGGGCTATATCGAGTGTGAGAGGGTTGAGGGAGTTGAAGATGGTTAAGTGTTTGGGACTGAGCGATGTTGGGTTGGCAAAGATAGCTGTTGGGTGTGGAAAGCTGGAGAGGCTGAGCTTGAAGTGGTGCATGGAGATTTCTGATCTGGGTGTTGATCTTTTGTGCAAGAAGTGCTTGGAGTTGAAGTCTCTTGATGTCTCTTATCTCAAG GTTACAAGTGAATCTCTTTGCTCAATTGCTTCTCTGCCGAAACTGGAGGTTTTGGCTATGGTGGGGTGCCCTTTTTTAGATGATTATGGATTGCAGTTTCTTGAACATGGATGCCCATCACTACAG GCAATTGACGTATCGAGGTGTGGTTGTGTTAGTTCTTCTGGCTTGATATCTGTAATTAGAGGACATAGAGGTCTTGCCATACTCAATGCAGGATACTGTTTTTCA GAGCTTTCAGCAATGGTTCTCCACAGCTTGAAGGACTTGAAGAATCTAAACACAATAAGGATTGACGGGGCTCAAGTTTCTGACTCAAGCTTCCAAACCTTCAGTACCAATTGCAAGTCATTGGTGGAAATTGGGTTGAGCAAATGTGTTGGGGTGACCAACATGGGCATTATGCAGCTAGTATATGGCTGTGTGGGTTTGAAGATCGTGAATCTAACATGTTGCCGTTACATCACTGATGAAGCGATTTCTGCTTTAGCAAACTCTTGCAGGAACCTTGTCTCCCTAAAGTTAGAGGCTTGTGATAAGGTCACTGAAAAGAGTCTCGATCAGCTTGGATCATGTTGCTTGCAACTCGAGGAGCTTGATCTGACTGATTGTTGTGGGGTAAATGATAAAG GACTCAAATATTTGTCAAGATGTTCTGAAATCTTAAGCTTGAAATTAGGACTGTGCACAAACATATCAGACAAAGGATTGGCTTATATTGCTCATAACTGTACAAAAATTAGTGAACTTGATTTATACCG CTGTACTAGTTTAGGAGATGATGGATTAGCTGCATTATCAAGTGGTTGCAAGAATTTGATGAAGCTGAACTTGTCATATTGCAATGGAGTTACTGACAGGGGGGTGCAGTACATTGGCCGTCTTGGCCAACTCTCTGATCTGGAAATGCGTGGACTTGTCAACCTCACAAGCGAGGGTTTGACAGCAGTTGTAGCTGGTTGTAAAAAACTGTCAGATTTGGATTTGAAGCATTGTGGAAACATTGATGACTCGGGCTTCTGGGCACTTTCTTACTACTCACGGAACATGCGACAG ATAAACATGAGCTATTGTGCTGTCTCAGATGTGGGGCTATGTATGGTGTTGGGGAACCTAACACGGCTGCAGGATGTCAAGCTGGTGCACCTCATGAATGTCACAGTGAAAGGGTTTGAACTAGCACTTAGGGCCTGCTGTGTGCGGATCAAGAAGGTCAAGTTAATTGGGTCTCTCAGATTCTTACTCTCTACAGAGATACTCGAGACCCTGCATGCAAGGGGCTGCAAGATTAGATGGGAATAA